From a region of the uncultured Desulfatiglans sp. genome:
- a CDS encoding conserved hypothetical protein (Evidence 4 : Unknown function but conserved in other organisms), producing the protein MSIFEDTNPRALKDLLHEIHAGVTVLPDFQRDFVWEPSATQELIVSIANNYPAGSILRVRDTKRVFACREFEGAPTVGGQYHTFMVLDGQQRLTSLYQAFYGIGEHRYYLNLGKLLDGLDFEEAIFHVRATTKWVKAHESFELQAKELILPLSVLKGGAGEFLQWLLQATNPMPSEDRERMQDGLTKINEQWIKTIDDYHFPVVTLSDKTEPDALCTIFETLNRTGVKLSVFELLTARFWPHNINLRGLWDSARERYPIIGELEVDPYYVLQAIALACRKAPSCKRGDVLNLSNTDIEAWWPQVTEGLATGLEILRDDCKVIRPKWIPYQTMLAPLAAVLGKCGLPKTPEAAVQREKIKRWFWCAVFGQAYESAPNSQSAKDTTALVEWLKGGPLPETVSAFRFDPRALRDVTPRQRSIYRGIICLILANGARDFHTQAVITGNLASEQGIDDHHIFPSKFLEKMKGITLTRHRDCILNRTLIDRTTNQMIGDRAPSQYFRALQELNGFPFDKVLTSHCLPTDDQSPFWTDDYERFLEWRQARLWEEIKKVTGVATASDLEANNGNNI; encoded by the coding sequence ATGAGCATTTTTGAAGATACGAACCCACGGGCGCTGAAAGATCTGCTTCATGAAATTCATGCCGGCGTGACCGTCCTGCCTGATTTTCAGCGCGACTTCGTGTGGGAACCCAGCGCAACGCAGGAGTTGATCGTTTCTATCGCCAATAACTACCCTGCGGGGAGCATCCTTCGGGTAAGGGATACGAAAAGGGTCTTTGCCTGCCGGGAATTTGAAGGAGCTCCAACCGTGGGAGGCCAGTACCATACCTTTATGGTTCTGGATGGTCAGCAGCGCCTGACATCTCTCTATCAAGCTTTCTATGGCATCGGGGAACACCGTTACTATCTCAATCTTGGCAAGTTGCTCGATGGACTTGACTTCGAAGAAGCTATCTTTCATGTCCGTGCCACCACCAAATGGGTTAAGGCACATGAGAGTTTTGAACTTCAGGCGAAGGAGCTGATACTGCCGCTCAGTGTTCTCAAAGGAGGTGCCGGGGAGTTTCTCCAATGGTTATTGCAGGCCACAAATCCTATGCCAAGCGAAGATCGGGAGCGCATGCAGGATGGGTTGACAAAAATCAATGAGCAGTGGATCAAGACCATAGACGATTATCATTTCCCGGTTGTCACCCTCTCCGACAAAACCGAGCCGGATGCCCTCTGTACAATCTTCGAAACCCTCAACCGCACAGGGGTGAAGCTCAGCGTATTCGAATTGCTGACGGCCCGCTTTTGGCCCCACAACATTAACCTTAGGGGATTGTGGGACAGTGCCAGGGAGCGCTATCCGATCATAGGTGAACTGGAGGTTGACCCATACTATGTGCTTCAAGCGATAGCCCTGGCTTGTAGGAAAGCTCCTTCCTGCAAGCGAGGGGACGTTTTGAACCTTAGCAATACCGATATCGAGGCATGGTGGCCTCAGGTGACCGAAGGTTTGGCAACAGGCCTTGAAATTCTGCGGGATGACTGCAAGGTCATACGCCCCAAGTGGATCCCTTATCAAACTATGCTGGCTCCGCTTGCGGCAGTGCTTGGCAAATGCGGGTTGCCCAAGACCCCCGAGGCAGCTGTACAGAGAGAGAAGATCAAGCGGTGGTTCTGGTGCGCAGTTTTCGGCCAGGCTTATGAGAGCGCACCCAACAGCCAATCTGCCAAGGACACCACTGCCTTAGTTGAATGGCTTAAAGGGGGGCCTTTGCCCGAAACCGTATCAGCCTTCCGGTTCGATCCTAGAGCCCTAAGGGATGTGACTCCCCGGCAAAGATCCATTTATCGTGGCATTATCTGCCTTATCTTGGCAAACGGTGCACGGGATTTTCACACTCAGGCGGTTATCACGGGAAATCTGGCCAGCGAACAGGGTATCGATGACCATCACATCTTTCCCTCGAAATTCCTCGAAAAAATGAAAGGCATAACCCTGACGAGACACAGAGACTGCATCCTCAATCGTACTTTGATTGACCGGACTACTAACCAAATGATCGGAGATAGAGCCCCTTCTCAGTATTTTAGGGCTCTCCAAGAACTGAATGGGTTCCCTTTCGATAAGGTGCTGACCTCCCACTGCCTGCCAACGGATGATCAATCTCCGTTTTGGACGGATGACTACGAAAGATTTCTTGAATGGCGTCAGGCGCGGCTGTGGGAAGAAATCAAGAAGGTCACCGGTGTGGCAACCGCATCCGATTTGGAAGCAAATAATGGGAATAACATATGA
- a CDS encoding conserved hypothetical protein (Evidence 4 : Unknown function but conserved in other organisms), translated as MNHRKKLIEVALPLDAINKASAREKSIRHGHPSTLHLWWARRPLAAARAVIFAQMVDDPSGLPDLFPTEKAQEKERLRLFKIIEDLVLWENTNNEAVLQKARDEIWQSWRRACAENADHPRAKDLFDRQKLPAFHDPFAGGGSLPLEAQRLGLEAYASDLNPVAVLINKAMIEIPPKFAGRPPVNPEAQKEQSLFKREWRGAQGLAEDVRYYGKWMRDEAEKRIGHLYPKVQITTEMAKERPDLKPLIGKKLTVIAWLWARTVKSPNPAFSHVDVPLASTFMLSTKKGKEAYVEPVIEGKSYQFTVKVGKPKDMDAAKKGTKLARGANFSCLMSGTPIASDHIYSEAQAGRMGARLMAIVAEGDRGRVYVAPTSNHEAVVTQARPEWKPEVAMPENPRWFSPPLYGLKTYGDLFTPRQLVALTTFSDLVQEAREKVKADAIAVGIQDDGKGLDAGGTGAAAYADAISLYLSFVISKQADLGNSLCAWEPIAQCPRHLFSRQAIPMVWDFAEGNPLGSSSGGWEVFLDGICKAFLKAFEKITQKYHGSANQADAMAQSISNDKIVSTDPPYYDNIGYADLSDFFYVWMRRSLRNIYRNLFNTLAVPKAEELVATPYRHGKKDKAEAFFLNGMAKAMIRLREQVYPNFPVTIYYAFKQSEVQNQGIASTGWETFLDAVMRAGFAITGTWPIRTENSSRMVGQGTNALASSIILVCRPRNNDALTATRREFLTGLKSELPKALKHLQKGNIAPVDLAQSAIGPGMAVYTRYNKVLDAEGKPLSVREALALINQTLDEVLAEQEGDFDSDSRWALAWFEQYRFGEGEYGVAETLSKAKNTSVAGMVDAGILASKGGKVHLFKPADLPADWDPTQDKRLTVWEMVHHLIGALETAGEPAAAELVARLGSKAEGARELAYRLYTICERKKWAQEALSYNGLVQSWPEITRLAQERSGAAMKQTSYLEE; from the coding sequence ATGAACCACCGCAAAAAGCTCATCGAAGTGGCTCTGCCCCTGGATGCGATCAACAAGGCCAGCGCTCGTGAGAAATCCATCCGCCATGGACACCCGAGCACACTGCATCTGTGGTGGGCCCGTCGGCCTCTTGCAGCAGCCCGGGCCGTGATTTTTGCCCAGATGGTGGATGACCCTTCAGGCCTTCCCGATCTCTTCCCGACTGAGAAAGCCCAGGAGAAGGAACGTCTGAGGCTGTTCAAAATCATCGAGGACCTCGTCCTATGGGAGAACACCAATAACGAAGCAGTGCTACAGAAAGCCCGAGATGAAATCTGGCAGAGCTGGCGCCGTGCCTGCGCAGAAAACGCCGACCACCCGCGCGCAAAGGACCTCTTCGACCGGCAAAAACTCCCCGCCTTCCACGATCCCTTTGCGGGAGGTGGCTCATTACCTCTCGAAGCGCAGCGGTTGGGCCTCGAGGCCTATGCGAGTGACCTCAATCCTGTGGCCGTCCTGATCAACAAGGCGATGATAGAGATCCCCCCGAAGTTTGCCGGCCGCCCGCCGGTAAACCCCGAGGCGCAGAAGGAGCAGTCCCTTTTCAAGAGGGAGTGGCGCGGTGCTCAGGGGCTTGCTGAGGATGTCCGCTACTACGGAAAGTGGATGCGGGATGAGGCTGAAAAGCGCATCGGGCATCTCTACCCAAAGGTGCAGATCACAACGGAGATGGCCAAGGAGCGACCGGATCTAAAGCCTTTAATAGGAAAAAAGCTCACGGTGATCGCCTGGCTCTGGGCCCGCACCGTCAAGAGCCCAAACCCTGCTTTCTCTCACGTGGATGTGCCGCTTGCCTCCACCTTCATGCTCTCGACCAAGAAGGGCAAAGAGGCTTATGTGGAGCCGGTGATTGAAGGAAAAAGCTATCAGTTCACTGTCAAGGTGGGAAAACCAAAGGATATGGATGCGGCTAAGAAGGGGACAAAGCTGGCGCGAGGCGCCAACTTCAGCTGTCTTATGTCAGGCACCCCGATAGCATCCGACCATATTTACTCGGAGGCGCAGGCAGGCCGAATGGGGGCGCGTCTAATGGCCATCGTTGCCGAGGGCGATCGTGGTAGGGTGTACGTAGCTCCCACGTCTAATCATGAGGCGGTTGTTACTCAGGCACGGCCTGAATGGAAGCCTGAGGTGGCAATGCCAGAGAACCCTCGCTGGTTTTCTCCACCACTTTACGGGCTGAAGACCTATGGTGACCTCTTCACTCCTCGCCAGCTGGTAGCGCTGACGACCTTTTCCGACTTGGTGCAAGAGGCGCGAGAAAAGGTCAAGGCTGATGCCATTGCAGTCGGGATACAGGATGATGGAAAAGGCCTCGACGCTGGTGGCACGGGTGCTGCTGCGTATGCGGATGCGATAAGCCTTTACTTGTCTTTTGTTATCAGCAAGCAAGCTGATCTTGGTAACAGTCTTTGCGCGTGGGAACCAATAGCCCAGTGTCCGCGTCATCTTTTCAGCCGCCAAGCCATTCCTATGGTATGGGACTTTGCTGAAGGCAATCCATTAGGCAGTAGCTCTGGTGGATGGGAGGTTTTTCTTGACGGCATTTGCAAGGCTTTTTTGAAAGCTTTTGAGAAAATCACACAAAAATATCATGGATCTGCAAATCAAGCCGATGCAATGGCACAAAGCATCTCAAATGATAAAATCGTATCAACCGATCCTCCCTATTACGACAACATTGGTTATGCAGACTTATCTGATTTCTTCTACGTCTGGATGCGTCGTTCATTAAGGAATATTTACAGAAATCTTTTCAATACATTAGCTGTTCCGAAAGCTGAAGAACTTGTTGCTACGCCCTACCGCCATGGCAAAAAAGATAAGGCTGAAGCTTTTTTTCTTAATGGCATGGCCAAGGCCATGATTCGTTTGAGGGAGCAAGTTTACCCTAATTTCCCTGTTACAATCTATTATGCTTTCAAGCAGTCTGAAGTTCAAAACCAGGGTATTGCATCCACGGGATGGGAAACTTTTCTAGATGCAGTAATGAGGGCTGGCTTCGCTATAACTGGGACTTGGCCGATACGTACTGAGAATAGCAGTCGTATGGTAGGGCAAGGGACCAATGCTCTCGCATCCAGCATCATCCTCGTCTGCCGTCCGCGTAATAACGACGCTCTTACCGCCACCCGCCGTGAATTCCTTACCGGCCTTAAATCGGAGCTTCCCAAAGCGCTTAAACACCTCCAGAAGGGGAACATCGCCCCAGTCGATTTGGCCCAATCCGCCATCGGACCCGGGATGGCTGTCTATACCCGTTATAACAAAGTCCTCGATGCAGAGGGCAAGCCTCTTTCTGTCCGAGAAGCCCTGGCCCTCATCAACCAAACACTGGACGAAGTGCTGGCCGAGCAGGAAGGAGACTTCGATTCAGACAGCCGCTGGGCCTTGGCATGGTTCGAACAATACCGGTTTGGGGAAGGCGAATACGGCGTAGCCGAAACCCTCTCGAAGGCGAAGAATACGAGCGTTGCAGGGATGGTGGACGCAGGGATCCTCGCCTCGAAAGGGGGTAAGGTGCATCTATTCAAACCGGCCGATTTGCCGGCCGACTGGGATCCGACCCAGGACAAGCGCCTGACGGTCTGGGAAATGGTCCACCATCTGATTGGAGCCCTGGAAACTGCTGGCGAACCTGCTGCGGCCGAGCTTGTTGCCCGGCTTGGCAGTAAAGCCGAAGGGGCGCGGGAGTTGGCCTATCGCCTCTATACGATCTGTGAGCGCAAGAAATGGGCGCAGGAGGCCCTTTCCTACAACGGGCTCGTGCAGAGTTGGCCGGAAATCACCCGGCTGGCTCAGGAACGCTCTGGCGCAGCGATGAAACAGACCAGTTACCTGGAGGAATAA
- a CDS encoding conserved hypothetical protein (Evidence 4 : Unknown function but conserved in other organisms): MAMTNHERVGKALEMLKAGLAPFIEREMKSIYRESAQTQTNGFMGDDRLLAGKSVSQWDVAALLKLMWAAWNSVFGRTLGPVERSLVSELRDYRNKWAHQEAFSSDDAYRVMDSAGRLLTAVSAPQSVDIEKMKMELLRLRFDEQVRGEKRKSAGTAIETQATGALKPWREVVNPHPDVASGRYQQAEFAADLWQVHLGEGTAEYKDPAEFFRRTYLTVSLKELLVGAVRRLSGIGGDPVVQLQTNFGGGKTHSMLALYHLFSGITPGTLLGIDAVMKEAGITTLPAVNRVVLVGNKISPGNPVTKPDGTVIRTLWGELAWQLGGKQAYQRIAADDEKATSPGDVLRELLKEYGPAMILIDEWVAYARQLHDHDDLPAGTFETQFSFAQVLTESAKLAGNCLLVISIPASDTTGSPHARADDAEVGGVRGREALDRLRNVVGRLESSWRPASAEEGFEIVRRRLFEPLVTPEQFKHRDVVARGFFDLYRTQYQEFPPECRDPEYEQRLKAAYPIHPEVFDRLYTDWSTLVKFQRTRGVLRLMASVIHSLWEKGDRNPLIMPSLIPIDDQRVQFELTRYLSDNWVPVIEKDVDGPNALPLRIDGELPNLGKFAACRRVARTIYMGSAPTSGVANRGIEDRRVKLGCVIPGESPAVFGDALRRLASTATYLYQDGPRVWYSTQPTVTKLAEDRADQLKRDPDKVAMEMEKRLRENLTKRGDFPRIHPMPRTGADIPDDLDARLVVLGPDYPYSKDPGNEAIKAAKALYESRGTTPRLFRNTLVFLAPDSARLQDLDDAVRRYLAWESILLEKDALDLSPHQVKQAETQKQSADSTVVARFPETYQWLIVPVQNSPQGPVEWQAIRLTGQDPLAVRASKKLKNEELLVTSLAGTRLRLEMDRVPLWRGNHVAIRQLVEDFAKYPYLPRLSEPSVLLNAITDGLGLITWEYDSFAYADSFDEAGERYRGLQTSQRRTLVDPDAPGVLVKPDVVRRQIDAEKEKESKDTSSGSTSGGGSSGENKPTNGTGGGSPAITTTPPISIGPKRFHGSVELDSTRVGRDASRIAEEVIAHLAGLTGADVKVTLEIEARIPGGAAEQVVRTVTENSRTLKFTNHGFEQD, encoded by the coding sequence ATGGCCATGACCAACCACGAACGAGTCGGAAAGGCTCTGGAGATGCTCAAAGCGGGGCTTGCCCCTTTCATCGAGCGGGAGATGAAGAGCATCTACCGCGAGAGCGCACAGACCCAGACCAACGGCTTCATGGGGGATGACCGGCTGCTTGCCGGAAAATCCGTTAGCCAGTGGGACGTGGCTGCGCTCCTGAAGCTCATGTGGGCAGCCTGGAACAGCGTTTTCGGGAGGACTCTCGGACCGGTCGAGCGCAGCCTGGTAAGCGAACTCAGGGACTACCGGAACAAATGGGCCCACCAGGAGGCCTTCTCGAGCGACGATGCCTACCGCGTCATGGACTCGGCCGGCCGCCTCCTGACGGCGGTCTCCGCCCCTCAAAGCGTTGATATCGAAAAGATGAAGATGGAGCTTCTCCGCCTGCGCTTCGATGAGCAGGTAAGGGGGGAAAAACGGAAGAGCGCCGGGACGGCCATCGAAACCCAGGCCACGGGGGCCCTCAAACCCTGGCGGGAAGTGGTAAACCCGCACCCGGATGTGGCAAGTGGACGATACCAGCAGGCGGAATTTGCCGCTGACCTTTGGCAGGTGCACCTGGGGGAGGGAACAGCCGAATACAAGGACCCGGCCGAGTTTTTTAGACGCACGTATCTTACGGTCAGCCTGAAAGAACTCCTGGTCGGTGCAGTGAGAAGGCTGAGCGGCATTGGAGGTGACCCGGTCGTACAGCTCCAGACAAACTTCGGGGGCGGGAAAACGCACTCCATGCTGGCGCTCTACCACCTCTTCTCAGGCATAACGCCAGGGACCCTTCTCGGGATCGACGCCGTGATGAAGGAGGCGGGGATTACAACCCTGCCCGCCGTAAACCGGGTGGTCCTCGTAGGGAATAAAATCTCCCCCGGAAACCCGGTGACAAAACCCGACGGGACGGTGATTCGAACGCTTTGGGGGGAACTTGCCTGGCAGCTCGGAGGAAAACAAGCCTATCAGCGCATCGCCGCCGATGATGAAAAAGCCACGAGCCCCGGGGATGTTCTCCGGGAACTCCTCAAGGAATACGGTCCTGCGATGATCCTCATCGATGAGTGGGTCGCCTATGCACGGCAGCTCCATGACCACGATGATCTTCCAGCGGGCACGTTCGAGACCCAGTTCTCTTTTGCGCAAGTCCTGACCGAATCGGCGAAACTTGCCGGGAATTGCCTGCTCGTGATCAGCATCCCGGCATCGGATACCACCGGATCGCCCCATGCCAGGGCTGACGATGCCGAGGTGGGAGGCGTCCGCGGGCGGGAGGCCCTTGATCGACTCCGCAATGTCGTGGGGCGCCTCGAGTCTTCCTGGCGGCCGGCAAGCGCTGAAGAGGGCTTCGAGATCGTGAGGCGGCGCCTTTTCGAACCACTCGTAACCCCTGAGCAGTTCAAACACCGCGATGTAGTCGCGCGCGGTTTTTTTGACCTCTACCGGACACAGTACCAGGAATTTCCGCCCGAATGCCGGGACCCGGAATACGAGCAGCGCCTCAAGGCCGCCTACCCGATCCATCCCGAAGTCTTCGACCGGCTCTATACCGACTGGTCGACCCTGGTCAAATTCCAACGCACCCGGGGGGTGCTGCGCTTGATGGCCTCGGTCATCCATTCCCTCTGGGAAAAGGGGGACCGGAACCCCCTGATCATGCCCTCTCTTATCCCGATCGATGATCAGAGGGTGCAGTTCGAACTGACGCGCTACTTGTCGGACAACTGGGTGCCGGTGATTGAAAAGGATGTGGATGGCCCGAATGCTCTCCCACTCCGAATTGACGGCGAGTTGCCGAACCTCGGCAAATTTGCCGCCTGCCGCCGGGTGGCCCGTACCATCTACATGGGATCGGCGCCCACCTCGGGAGTAGCTAACCGCGGCATTGAAGACAGAAGGGTGAAACTCGGCTGTGTAATCCCGGGAGAATCCCCCGCTGTTTTCGGGGACGCCCTCCGCCGCCTCGCGTCAACAGCTACCTACCTCTATCAGGACGGCCCCCGGGTCTGGTACTCGACCCAGCCTACGGTGACAAAGCTTGCCGAAGACCGCGCCGATCAGCTGAAGCGAGACCCTGACAAGGTAGCGATGGAGATGGAAAAGCGCCTGCGGGAAAACCTCACCAAGCGGGGAGACTTCCCTCGCATTCACCCCATGCCCCGCACGGGAGCGGATATCCCGGATGATCTCGATGCCCGTCTGGTGGTGCTCGGTCCCGATTATCCTTACAGCAAGGACCCTGGGAACGAGGCCATCAAGGCCGCCAAAGCCTTGTATGAGTCCCGGGGAACAACCCCCCGGCTATTCCGAAACACGCTTGTTTTCCTCGCTCCCGACAGCGCTCGGCTGCAGGACTTGGACGATGCTGTGCGGAGATATCTTGCCTGGGAATCGATCCTCCTCGAGAAGGATGCCCTTGATCTTTCCCCCCACCAGGTAAAACAGGCCGAGACCCAAAAGCAGTCGGCTGATAGTACCGTGGTTGCGCGGTTCCCCGAAACCTACCAGTGGCTGATCGTTCCGGTGCAGAATTCTCCGCAGGGTCCAGTAGAGTGGCAGGCGATTCGCCTCACCGGTCAAGACCCGCTTGCTGTTCGTGCGAGCAAGAAGCTCAAAAACGAGGAACTTCTGGTCACCTCCCTTGCTGGCACTCGACTCCGCCTCGAGATGGACCGCGTACCCCTCTGGAGGGGGAATCATGTGGCCATCCGGCAGCTTGTCGAAGACTTTGCCAAATACCCCTATTTGCCGCGGTTATCCGAGCCTTCGGTGCTTTTGAACGCGATCACCGACGGGCTAGGTCTGATTACCTGGGAATACGATTCCTTTGCCTATGCGGATAGTTTTGACGAGGCTGGGGAACGCTACCGTGGGTTGCAGACCTCGCAGCGGAGAACTTTGGTGGATCCGGACGCCCCAGGAGTGCTCGTCAAACCAGATGTGGTCAGACGCCAGATTGATGCTGAAAAAGAGAAGGAGAGTAAAGACACAAGTTCTGGCTCAACGTCCGGAGGCGGAAGCTCTGGAGAAAACAAGCCTACCAACGGTACAGGCGGGGGATCACCCGCGATAACCACCACTCCGCCGATTTCTATCGGGCCGAAAAGATTCCATGGGAGCGTAGAACTCGATTCGACCCGTGTTGGACGTGATGCCAGCCGTATCGCTGAGGAGGTTATAGCTCATCTCGCAGGTCTTACGGGTGCTGATGTAAAAGTCACACTTGAGATCGAGGCGAGAATTCCTGGCGGCGCCGCGGAACAGGTCGTACGCACGGTCACGGAGAATAGCCGCACATTGAAATTCACCAACCACGGATTTGAGCAGGATTAA
- a CDS encoding conserved hypothetical protein (Evidence 4 : Unknown function but conserved in other organisms) translates to MESEKMYKKAYDLHYNCKNYEEALNLYRLLLDKYPDSDESIYAKQQIQNIDEMSPYQKIDYKYVPTATDKKPYDDIILTTAPFLENYHVVKTIRIVTSECVFGMNIFRDFFASLTDFFGGRSEAAQKVLKDAREVCLSELKSEAYAVGANAVIAIDLDYSEFSGQGKSMLFLVASGTAVKVKKKKDPGENILQKRDEMNSKTVGAE, encoded by the coding sequence ATGGAATCTGAAAAAATGTATAAGAAAGCATATGATCTGCACTACAATTGCAAAAATTACGAAGAGGCGCTCAATTTATATAGACTGCTATTAGACAAATATCCTGATAGCGATGAGTCTATCTATGCGAAACAACAGATACAAAATATTGATGAGATGTCTCCGTATCAAAAAATTGATTACAAATACGTTCCGACAGCAACAGATAAGAAGCCTTATGATGACATTATTTTAACAACAGCCCCATTTTTAGAAAATTATCATGTTGTAAAAACGATAAGGATCGTTACATCCGAATGTGTTTTTGGGATGAATATCTTCAGAGATTTTTTTGCATCATTGACGGATTTTTTTGGTGGTAGGAGTGAAGCAGCCCAAAAAGTCCTCAAAGATGCAAGGGAAGTCTGTTTATCAGAGCTAAAGTCAGAAGCTTATGCAGTTGGTGCGAATGCCGTTATCGCAATAGATCTTGATTACAGTGAATTTTCAGGGCAAGGAAAGTCCATGCTTTTCTTAGTTGCAAGCGGTACTGCTGTAAAAGTTAAGAAGAAGAAAGACCCCGGAGAAAATATATTGCAAAAACGAGATGAAATGAATAGCAAAACGGTGGGTGCGGAATAG
- a CDS encoding Cell surface protein (modular protein) — translation MKRFFFTGLGLGIFWAITLGATDLCAQIGTAKWVFPTGDAVATSPTIDVNGTIYFGSHDNKIYAVNPDGTEKWSFTTGGDVRSSPAIGSDGTIYAGSDDYKLYAINPDGTQKWVFATGGWVVSSPAIASDGTIYVGSHDNHLYAINTNGSQKWSFQAQDWIVSSPAIGCDGTIYVGSEDNNLYAVDPDNGTQLWVFPTGHDVSSSPAIGSDGTIYVESFDGYLYAINPEGAQKWRILVGDGGHSCPTIAPDGTILVGSYVDGKLYAIDPAGVLKWSFMLGAQVASAAIGSDGVIYIGSKAGKFFALDSEGYEIWSFPSGEVYMTSCTISKNGMLYVGSHTNDCLYALYSSSNGMAESAWPVFHHDIKHTGRYTPNMTLSFSPEILWPPNKKMVQVSPTISYSNYCNSEPIFELISIGITEGDITCIYDPNFEYSEGDCYTYDDFTIDEYGIIYLRAERLGRKDARIYTITYSASDAYGNYATASSTVKVPHDMR, via the coding sequence ATGAAGAGGTTTTTTTTCACAGGTTTGGGATTGGGTATTTTTTGGGCGATCACGCTGGGAGCCACTGATCTCTGCGCTCAGATAGGCACAGCGAAATGGGTTTTCCCAACTGGGGATGCTGTGGCAACCTCACCGACCATCGATGTTAATGGGACGATCTATTTCGGCTCTCATGACAATAAAATATACGCTGTCAATCCGGATGGAACGGAAAAGTGGTCTTTCACAACAGGCGGAGATGTAAGGTCTTCGCCCGCGATAGGCTCGGATGGGACCATCTATGCAGGATCAGACGACTACAAGCTATATGCAATAAATCCAGACGGAACCCAAAAATGGGTGTTCGCAACAGGCGGTTGGGTAGTTTCCTCTCCAGCTATAGCTTCTGATGGCACCATCTATGTGGGTTCTCACGATAATCACCTGTACGCAATAAACACCAACGGGAGCCAAAAGTGGTCTTTCCAGGCCCAGGACTGGATCGTTTCATCGCCTGCCATAGGATGTGATGGGACAATTTACGTGGGGTCTGAGGACAACAATCTATATGCAGTCGACCCGGATAATGGGACTCAGCTTTGGGTTTTTCCAACTGGCCATGACGTCTCTTCATCGCCTGCTATCGGATCTGATGGCACTATTTATGTGGAATCATTTGATGGCTATCTGTACGCAATAAATCCTGAAGGTGCACAAAAATGGAGAATTTTGGTAGGAGACGGCGGTCATTCATGCCCGACCATAGCGCCTGATGGAACTATCTTAGTCGGCTCATATGTTGATGGAAAGCTCTACGCCATAGATCCAGCCGGTGTTTTGAAATGGTCTTTTATGTTGGGTGCTCAGGTCGCGTCTGCAGCGATTGGTTCAGACGGCGTAATCTATATTGGATCAAAAGCCGGAAAGTTCTTTGCTTTAGATTCTGAAGGCTATGAAATATGGTCTTTTCCAAGCGGCGAAGTTTATATGACCTCCTGCACAATAAGCAAAAATGGCATGCTCTATGTAGGTTCCCATACCAACGACTGTTTATATGCGCTATATAGCAGTTCAAATGGTATGGCTGAATCCGCATGGCCCGTTTTCCATCACGACATTAAGCATACTGGGCGATATACTCCCAATATGACTTTATCTTTTAGCCCTGAGATTCTATGGCCACCCAACAAAAAGATGGTTCAGGTATCACCTACAATTAGCTATAGCAATTATTGTAACTCTGAACCGATTTTCGAACTAATTTCAATCGGCATTACTGAAGGCGATATAACCTGTATATATGATCCAAATTTTGAATATTCCGAAGGTGACTGTTATACATATGATGATTTTACAATAGATGAGTATGGAATTATCTACCTGAGAGCTGAAAGGCTAGGACGCAAAGACGCCAGGATCTATACGATTACATATTCTGCGAGCGATGCGTATGGAAATTATGCTACGGCAAGTTCTACTGTAAAAGTGCCTCACGACATGCGTTAA
- a CDS encoding hypothetical protein (Evidence 5 : Unknown function): MILYSLYKNLKTPNYNIFLYSLYKNAPYHYNPCRKSFDKCLAKKIKPFIIEPEKVDARGFYRCKVNDWDRFAEIILTHDK, encoded by the coding sequence ATGATTTTATATTCTCTATATAAAAATTTAAAAACGCCAAACTATAATATATTTTTATATTCGTTGTACAAAAACGCTCCTTATCATTACAATCCATGCCGTAAATCATTTGATAAATGCTTAGCAAAAAAAATTAAGCCGTTCATTATAGAACCTGAAAAAGTTGATGCCAGAGGTTTTTATCGATGCAAGGTCAATGATTGGGATAGATTTGCCGAAATCATTTTGACACACGATAAATAA